CGATCGAGGCCGACCTCTACGACCCCACCGCGATGGTGGTGAGCACCGTCGGCGACGACGGGCGACCGTCCTCGCGCATGGTGCTGTGCAAGGGGTTCGACGAGCGGGGGCTGGTGTTCTACACCAACCAGCAGTCCCGCAAGGGCCAGGAGCTGGGGGAGCACCCCGACTGCGCACTGCTCTTCCCCTGGCACCCCCTGCAGCGCCAGGTGCGCATCGAGGGCACGGCCTCGGTGGTCGACGCGGGGGAGAGCGACGAGTACTTCGCCTCCCGTCCCCGCCCCTCCCAGCTCGGCGCCGTCGCCTCCCCGCAGTCGCAGCGGGTGGCGTCACGCGAGGCGCTGGACCAGCGGCTCGCCGCCCTCGAGGAGCAGTACGACGGCCAGGACGTCCCGCGGCCGCCGCAGTGGGGCGGCTACCGCGTCGCCCCGACGTACTTCGAGTTCTGGCAGGGCCGCAAGGGGCGCCTGCACGACCGGGTGGTCTTCGAGAAGTGCGACGACGGCTCCTGGGAGCGCTACCGCCTGGCTCCCTGAGCGCGCCGTCCCTCCGGTCCCGGGTAGTAGATCGGAGCTTCATCCGGCGTTGTGCCACGTGCGAAGCGACCACAACCTGCAGAAAGCAGTGTCAGGAAAAGTTGACAACCTGCAGTACGTCAGGTTTACTTGACGCATGGACGACGCCCGAGGACTCTCCGACGCCGCCGCCGACGCCGTGAGCGGAGACCCGGAGACGGGTCTGGCCGCGGTGCGCGCCCTCCGGGCACTCGCCGACCAGCTCGAGGACATCCAGGTCCGCAACGCGCGGGCCCGGGGCATGAGCTGGCAGGCGATCGCCGACGTGCTGCAGGTCAGCCGTCAGGCCGTCCACCAGAAGCACGCCCGCGACTGACGACGCGCCCGGGACCCCGGTGTCGCGCCCGCGGGCCCCGACCTGCCTTCAGGAGGCACCCATGTTTTCCCGACTCGACAACACGACCCGCATCGCCCTGATGCAAGCGTCCGAGGAGGCCCGCGACCTGGGTCACCCGACCCTGGGACCGGAGCACCTGCTGCTCGGTCTCCTCTCCGACCGGCGCAGCTCCGTCGCGGACCTGCTGCTCGCGCACGGCCTCTCCTTCGAGGGGTGCCGCGAGGCGGTCGTCACCTTCCACCGCGACCACCCCGCGCTCGACGAGGCACCCGCCTCCGAGGAGCCGGCGGGCGAGTCGCCCGACTCCGGCCCGGCCCAGGCCTACGAGGAGGACCGTGAGGCCCTCCGCGCCCTGGGCATCGACCTCGACCGCGTGCGCGAGGCGGTCCGCTCGACCTTCGGCGGCGACCTCGCCGAGGGCTGGGGCGGTCGCCCGGACCGTCGCGGCCGGGGGCGCGGTCGCGGCCGCGGTCCGTACGCCGGCCCGCACCGTCACGGTCACGGCCGTGGGCGTCGCGGCCCCCGCGGGGGCGGCGGCCCGTTCGGCCGGCCCTTCCGTGACTCGCTCAAGGACGTCCTGCGCGACACGATGCGCTCGCTGGCCGTGGAGCGCGTCGAGGAGCGGATCGAGGGACGCTTCGAGGGGCGGCCCGAGCGGGGGGAGCGCGGCCCCGGTCGCGGTCGCCGCGGGCCAGGTCGGCTCGACGTCGAGCGGGTGCTGCTCGCGCTGCTCGACAACCCCGACCCGGCGCTACGGGCCGCGGTCGCCGGGCTGGACGTCGACGGCGTACGGCGGGCGCTCGGCACGGTCGACGCCTGAGGTTTCGAGGCTCGGCTAGCGCCTCGCACCTCAACCAACGCCGAGGACGACCTACTTGTGAGTGAGCGCTCACTCACTTACGCTGGGCGGCATGTCACCCCGCGCCACCCCGATGCCCCCCGAGGAGCGTCGCCGCGCACTCGTCGCGGCGACGCTCCCGCTCCTGATGGAGCACGGGCGGTCGGTCACCAGCCGTCAGATCGCCGACGCGGCCGGCGTCGCCGAGGGCACGATCTTCCGGGCCTTCGCGTCCAAGGACGACCTGCTCGAGGCGGCGGCGCTGAGCGCGCTCGACCCGTCCCCGCTGGTCGAGGCGATCGGGCAGATCCCGCTCGACCAGTCGCTGCGCGACCGGATGCTCGCGCTCACCGAGCTCTACCGCGAGCGCTTCCACCGCGTCGGCGGCGTCATGCGCGCGATGGGGTGGATGGGCCCGCCCGCGATGCACCTGCGCAAGCACCACGGCGCCCCGGCGTCGTGCAGCCCCAGCCAGCAAGAGGTCAGGTCCTGGCGCACCGCCGCCGACGGGGCGATCGACCGGCTCTTCCTCGACGACGCGCAGGAGCTGCGGGTCAGCCCGCACCAGGCGGGGCGACTGCTCTGGATGCTCACCTTCTCCGGCTCCCACCCCGAGCTCTCGGGCGGCGAGCCCCTCACCGCCGACGACATCGTGGACACCGTCCTCCACGGCGTCCTCAAGACGCCCGACCGAGTCTCCCGGGAGGCCCTGTGAACCTCGTCCGTCTCGCCCGCGACTTCCTCGCGCCCTACCGCTCCGCGGTCACCGCGATCGTGCTGCTCCAGCTGGTCAACGTCGTCGGCATGCTCTACCTCCCGAGCCTCAACGCCGACATCATCGACAAGGGCGTGGTGACCGGAAACACCGGCTACATCGTCCGCACCGGCGGCTGGATGCTGCTGATCTCGCTCGCCTCGATCGTCGCCGCGGCGTCGGCGGTCTGGTTCGGTGCGCGCACCGGCATGGGCGTCGGACGCGACCTGCGCACGGCGCTGTTCCGCCGCGTGGAGTCGTTCTCCAC
This genomic window from Nocardioides marmoribigeumensis contains:
- the pdxH gene encoding pyridoxamine 5'-phosphate oxidase; this encodes MADASEDLSPDDLPAAGTHRSADLRAVREDYSLAGLSEEEAGDDPFALLRRWMDDAIEADLYDPTAMVVSTVGDDGRPSSRMVLCKGFDERGLVFYTNQQSRKGQELGEHPDCALLFPWHPLQRQVRIEGTASVVDAGESDEYFASRPRPSQLGAVASPQSQRVASREALDQRLAALEEQYDGQDVPRPPQWGGYRVAPTYFEFWQGRKGRLHDRVVFEKCDDGSWERYRLAP
- a CDS encoding RNA polymerase subunit sigma-70, which gives rise to MDDARGLSDAAADAVSGDPETGLAAVRALRALADQLEDIQVRNARARGMSWQAIADVLQVSRQAVHQKHARD
- a CDS encoding Clp protease N-terminal domain-containing protein, producing MFSRLDNTTRIALMQASEEARDLGHPTLGPEHLLLGLLSDRRSSVADLLLAHGLSFEGCREAVVTFHRDHPALDEAPASEEPAGESPDSGPAQAYEEDREALRALGIDLDRVREAVRSTFGGDLAEGWGGRPDRRGRGRGRGRGPYAGPHRHGHGRGRRGPRGGGGPFGRPFRDSLKDVLRDTMRSLAVERVEERIEGRFEGRPERGERGPGRGRRGPGRLDVERVLLALLDNPDPALRAAVAGLDVDGVRRALGTVDA
- a CDS encoding TetR/AcrR family transcriptional regulator; translation: MSPRATPMPPEERRRALVAATLPLLMEHGRSVTSRQIADAAGVAEGTIFRAFASKDDLLEAAALSALDPSPLVEAIGQIPLDQSLRDRMLALTELYRERFHRVGGVMRAMGWMGPPAMHLRKHHGAPASCSPSQQEVRSWRTAADGAIDRLFLDDAQELRVSPHQAGRLLWMLTFSGSHPELSGGEPLTADDIVDTVLHGVLKTPDRVSREAL